GCTCACGTGCAGGCCGTGGGTGCCCACCAGGGTGAAGAACGCGGAGAGGAAGCCGCTGCGATCGGGCCCCGCGCCAATGAGGATCATGTGGCGGAACTCGCTCACTTCCATGGCCACGAAGCCGAGCCCGAACAGGAACGTGACCGCGAGCCCCAGGAGGACCTTCTTCCTGTCGCCCTTCTGCATGGCCACCATGGAGAGGCCGTAGACCACGCTGCTCGTGAGCAGCAGCATGGTCTCCGCCAGCACGCCGGGCAGGTCGAAGAGCTCCTTGCCGGTGGGGCCGCCCGCGTAGTTGCGGCCCAGGACCACATACGTCGCGAACAGGCTGGAGAAGACGATCAGGTCGCTCATGAGATAGAGCCAGAAGCCGAGCGCCTGGATCTCGGCCACGTCGTGGCCCCCGTGCTCTCCCTGGGCATCTGCGGGCATGGTCAAGGATTCCGTCTGCATTCTGCACTCTCCCGCTGAAGGATCAGCGCGTGTTTCGACCCGTCGCCGGGCAGGCCGCTCATGCCGCCCCCCGTATCCGCTCGAGCCGCTCGCCCTCGATCCGGGCGACCTCGGCCGCGGGGATGATCTCGTCCGTGTCGTCGTCCGCGGAGCGGAGGATGACCACGGTGATCATGCCCGCGAAGCTCAGCCCGGCCAGCCACCAGATGTACCAGATCATGGAGAAGCCGAAGACGAAGGCGAGGACGCCGACGGCCAGGCCGTAGGGCGTGTTCTTCGGCACCGCGATGTCTTCGTAGCGCTCCGGCGGCTCATAGGCCGTGCCCTTCTCCTTCATGTCCCAGAAGGCGTCGCGGTCGTGCACCGTGGGGATGACCGCGAAGTTGTAGGGCGCGGGGGGCGAGGAGGTCAGCCATTCCAGGGTGCGGCCGTCCCAGGGGTCGCCGGTGAGGTCGCGGTTCTTCTCCCGGTCCCGGATGCTCAAGGCGAGCTGCACGAGGGTGCAGCCGATGCCCAGGAGGATGATGAAGGTGCCCACGGCCGCGAC
The sequence above is drawn from the Desulfovibrio sp. X2 genome and encodes:
- the cyoC gene encoding cytochrome o ubiquinol oxidase subunit III; the protein is MQTESLTMPADAQGEHGGHDVAEIQALGFWLYLMSDLIVFSSLFATYVVLGRNYAGGPTGKELFDLPGVLAETMLLLTSSVVYGLSMVAMQKGDRKKVLLGLAVTFLFGLGFVAMEVSEFRHMILIGAGPDRSGFLSAFFTLVGTHGLHVSFGLLGMVVMMVQTASKGLTGPVRSRLTRLGMFWHFLDIVWIGLFSIVYLMGAMQ